The proteins below come from a single Tenuifilum thalassicum genomic window:
- a CDS encoding DUF58 domain-containing protein, whose protein sequence is METSELLKRVRRIEIKTRGLTRQIFAGQYHSAFKGRGMAFSEVREYRYGDDIRNIDWNVTARYNQPYVKVFEEERELTVMLLIDVSGSQNFGSAHNFKRHVIAEVAAVLAFSAIQNNDKIGVILFSDRVEKFIPPQKGRKHTLRIISEVLNFQPQGRETNLAEALRFLTNAIKKRSTAFVLSDFIDFDSETEQPRFSEAITIANNKHDVVGIRVYDFRETQFPQVGLLRVKDAETGKDIWVDSNSYEVQETYKKWWNTTSESLRQTFNKAKVDWVSIRTDVDYVKPLILLFKRRAK, encoded by the coding sequence GTGGAAACTTCGGAACTGCTTAAGAGAGTTCGTAGAATCGAGATAAAGACAAGGGGATTAACCCGTCAAATTTTCGCAGGCCAGTACCATAGTGCTTTTAAAGGGCGAGGTATGGCTTTTAGTGAGGTACGTGAATATCGTTATGGCGATGATATTCGGAATATCGATTGGAACGTAACCGCACGGTATAACCAGCCCTACGTTAAGGTATTTGAGGAGGAGCGTGAGCTAACGGTTATGCTCCTTATCGATGTGAGCGGTTCTCAGAACTTTGGCTCTGCACATAATTTCAAACGACATGTTATTGCCGAGGTTGCTGCCGTTTTGGCCTTTTCTGCTATCCAAAATAACGATAAAATAGGTGTTATCCTTTTCTCCGACCGTGTCGAAAAGTTTATTCCTCCCCAAAAGGGACGTAAGCATACCCTACGTATTATAAGCGAGGTGCTTAACTTTCAGCCTCAAGGTAGAGAAACCAACCTGGCCGAAGCACTACGGTTCCTAACCAATGCTATCAAAAAACGCTCAACTGCCTTTGTGCTAAGCGACTTCATCGACTTTGATTCAGAAACTGAGCAACCCAGATTCTCCGAAGCCATTACAATAGCAAATAACAAACATGATGTTGTGGGGATAAGAGTTTATGACTTTAGGGAAACACAGTTCCCTCAGGTTGGTTTGTTAAGAGTAAAAGATGCTGAAACCGGTAAGGATATTTGGGTCGATAGCAATAGCTACGAAGTGCAGGAAACCTACAAAAAGTGGTGGAATACAACTTCCGAATCGCTCCGACAAACCTTTAACAAGGCTAAAGTTGATTGGGTATCAATTAGAACTGACGTGGACTATGTTAAACCGCTAATTTTACTCTTTAAAAGGAGGGCAAAATGA
- a CDS encoding GLPGLI family protein, whose protein sequence is MRSFLVLLYTILSVALCYGQHVIDTAKLNAKYKYTFYPDSNRTTGAVVSDMILQIGNNLSRFTEYTNVLTDSLTYYYPDDRSIFQKMNDIYNAYANHTFSNFSIYKDFPSKGNVYFLTSRGRKINFSVVDKEKIYWILDNKSDTLILGYSCKKAYASFRGRKYIAWYTTEIPINDGPYKFRGLPGLIVLIHDRQDLHRFEIAEVTENSENTPIFITSDLSKYKELTPMEFVEVFYAENMNFLNRVKKGEIPVQLSKEEQIKLLKKFKSWNNFIEKF, encoded by the coding sequence ATGAGAAGTTTTTTAGTTTTATTGTACACAATTCTATCTGTAGCGCTATGTTATGGTCAGCACGTAATTGATACTGCCAAATTAAATGCAAAATACAAGTATACCTTTTATCCCGATTCCAATAGGACAACAGGTGCTGTGGTTTCGGATATGATTTTACAGATTGGAAATAATTTGTCACGATTTACTGAGTATACAAATGTATTAACAGATTCTTTAACTTACTACTATCCAGATGATCGTTCCATATTTCAAAAAATGAATGATATTTATAATGCCTACGCCAATCACACTTTTTCTAATTTTAGCATTTATAAAGATTTTCCAAGTAAAGGTAATGTCTATTTTTTAACAAGTAGAGGTCGTAAAATAAACTTTTCAGTAGTAGATAAAGAGAAAATTTACTGGATACTCGACAATAAATCGGATACGTTAATACTAGGCTACAGTTGCAAAAAGGCATATGCATCGTTCCGGGGACGAAAATATATTGCATGGTATACAACCGAAATTCCAATAAACGATGGCCCCTACAAATTCAGGGGGCTACCTGGACTGATTGTGCTAATCCACGACAGGCAAGATCTTCATAGGTTTGAAATAGCTGAAGTAACCGAGAATAGCGAAAACACACCTATCTTTATTACATCTGATTTAAGTAAATATAAGGAGTTAACCCCCATGGAGTTTGTCGAGGTTTTCTATGCAGAAAACATGAATTTTTTAAACCGTGTAAAGAAAGGAGAAATTCCTGTACAGCTGAGCAAAGAGGAGCAGATAAAACTGCTAAAGAAATTTAAGTCCTGGAATAATTTCATAGAAAAATTCTGA
- a CDS encoding AAA family ATPase, whose translation MDVQSTVDIKELNERIRLESSFVDIINMEMGKVIVGQKHLVESLLVGLLADGHILLEGVPGLAKTLAINTLANIIDVKFNRIQFTPDLLPADLIGTLIYSPKSEQFIVKKGPIFSNFILADEINRAPAKVQSALLEAMQERQVTIGDETYKLEEPFLVLATQNPIEQEGTYPLPEAQVDRFMLKVKIDYPKLEEERQIMRENLAMQFPKAEKVLKPSDIIKAREVVHEVYMDEKIEKYILDIVFATRFPQKYNLERFEPMISYGASPRATISLGQASKAYAFIKRRGYVIPEDVRAVCYDVLRHRIGLTYEAEAENITSEDIITEILNTIEVP comes from the coding sequence ATGGACGTACAATCTACTGTTGATATCAAAGAGTTAAACGAGCGAATAAGGCTTGAGAGTTCCTTTGTTGATATCATCAACATGGAGATGGGCAAGGTAATTGTTGGTCAAAAGCACTTAGTTGAATCGCTTTTAGTTGGCCTGCTTGCCGATGGGCACATCCTGCTTGAAGGAGTACCTGGTTTGGCTAAAACACTTGCCATTAACACCCTTGCCAATATAATAGATGTTAAGTTTAACCGTATTCAGTTTACCCCCGATTTGCTTCCAGCCGATTTGATAGGTACTCTTATTTATAGCCCCAAATCGGAGCAATTCATTGTGAAGAAAGGGCCTATCTTTTCAAACTTCATTCTTGCCGATGAGATAAACCGTGCCCCAGCAAAGGTTCAAAGCGCTCTGCTTGAGGCTATGCAGGAGCGTCAGGTTACCATTGGCGATGAAACCTACAAGCTGGAAGAGCCATTCCTTGTACTGGCCACCCAAAACCCCATTGAACAGGAAGGAACCTATCCTTTGCCCGAAGCTCAGGTTGACCGATTCATGCTTAAAGTTAAAATTGATTATCCAAAACTTGAAGAGGAACGCCAAATAATGCGCGAGAACCTTGCAATGCAGTTTCCAAAAGCCGAGAAGGTTCTTAAACCATCCGATATTATTAAAGCTCGTGAGGTGGTGCACGAGGTATATATGGATGAAAAAATTGAGAAGTATATACTTGACATTGTGTTCGCCACTCGTTTCCCCCAGAAATATAACCTTGAGCGCTTTGAACCAATGATCTCTTACGGCGCTTCGCCTCGTGCAACTATTAGTCTAGGTCAAGCTTCAAAAGCATACGCATTTATTAAACGTCGCGGTTATGTTATTCCTGAAGACGTTAGGGCCGTCTGCTACGATGTGCTTCGCCATCGTATTGGTTTAACCTATGAGGCCGAAGCTGAAAATATAACATCCGAAGATATTATTACCGAAATACTTAATACCATTGAGGTACCTTAG
- the truA gene encoding tRNA pseudouridine(38-40) synthase TruA, producing MTRYFIYLSYKGTNYHGWQVQNNAVSVQELVNNALSILLKHEVKTVGAGRTDTGVHAKNYVAHFDSEIDNLDNNSRFLHSMNRILPHDIVIHRIRKVKPDANARFDATLRGYEYVISRSKDPFLLGLSWQYDAKLNIENMQLAAQQLFNYSDFTSFSKVGSDNKTNNCEIYKADWQVNGNILMFNIEANRFLRNMVRAIVGTLIDVGRGKITPEEFAQIIEQRDRKLAGTSAPAEGLFFTKVEYPEKVFF from the coding sequence ATGACAAGATATTTCATATACCTATCATATAAAGGGACAAACTACCACGGGTGGCAGGTTCAGAACAATGCTGTAAGCGTACAGGAGCTGGTTAACAATGCTTTGAGCATCCTGCTAAAGCACGAAGTTAAAACGGTAGGTGCAGGCCGGACCGATACGGGTGTCCATGCTAAGAATTACGTTGCCCATTTCGACAGCGAAATTGATAATCTCGATAATAATTCTAGGTTTTTACATAGCATGAATCGCATTCTTCCCCATGATATTGTAATTCATAGAATTAGGAAGGTAAAACCAGATGCGAATGCCCGTTTCGACGCAACATTAAGGGGCTATGAGTATGTAATAAGCAGGAGTAAAGATCCCTTCCTATTAGGTTTGTCGTGGCAATACGATGCAAAGCTTAACATTGAAAACATGCAGCTGGCTGCTCAGCAACTATTCAACTATTCCGATTTCACAAGTTTTAGCAAGGTTGGGTCCGATAATAAAACCAATAACTGTGAAATCTATAAAGCAGATTGGCAGGTTAATGGTAACATTTTGATGTTTAACATTGAAGCCAACCGATTTCTTAGGAATATGGTGCGAGCCATTGTTGGAACATTGATTGATGTAGGAAGGGGAAAAATCACACCCGAAGAATTTGCGCAAATAATAGAGCAACGAGATAGAAAATTGGCCGGTACGAGCGCACCAGCCGAAGGGTTATTTTTTACTAAGGTTGAGTATCCTGAGAAAGTGTTTTTCTAA
- a CDS encoding GLPGLI family protein, producing MKRFIVFLLVYLSVGLCLCQEVIDVAKFSVKYKYTFYPDSNRTTGAAVSDMILQVGSNVSRFSEQVDVFSDSLLYFYPSDRTKFQKINDFYNSHGSHIFSTFKIYKDFPNKGDIYFLTHRGSKVHYAVLEKDENMNWKLDNNSDTIILGFSCKKAFTKFRGREYIAWYTSDIPINDGPYKFRGLPGLIVLIYDKKNHHRFEITELNENSANTPIFIESDLNKYKELTPKEFVDVFYAENMNFLNRVKKGEIAIQLSKEQQIKLLRKFKTRNNFIERF from the coding sequence ATGAAACGGTTTATTGTATTTCTTCTTGTTTATCTATCAGTAGGATTATGTCTATGCCAGGAGGTTATTGATGTGGCTAAGTTTAGCGTAAAGTATAAATACACATTCTATCCTGACTCTAACAGGACAACAGGTGCAGCAGTATCAGATATGATATTACAGGTAGGAAGTAATGTTTCAAGGTTTTCTGAACAGGTGGACGTGTTCTCCGATTCATTACTATATTTTTATCCAAGTGATAGAACAAAATTTCAGAAAATAAACGATTTTTATAATTCTCATGGGAGCCACATTTTTTCAACATTTAAGATTTACAAGGATTTTCCAAATAAAGGAGATATTTATTTTTTAACACATCGAGGAAGCAAGGTTCATTATGCTGTTCTTGAAAAAGATGAGAATATGAATTGGAAACTTGATAATAATTCCGATACTATTATCCTAGGTTTTAGTTGCAAAAAGGCATTCACAAAATTTAGAGGACGCGAGTATATCGCATGGTACACAAGTGATATTCCAATAAATGATGGTCCCTATAAATTCAGAGGGTTACCAGGTCTAATTGTGCTAATCTACGATAAAAAAAATCACCACAGGTTTGAAATTACTGAATTAAACGAAAATAGTGCAAACACACCTATTTTTATTGAATCAGATTTAAACAAGTATAAGGAGCTCACTCCAAAAGAGTTTGTAGATGTTTTCTATGCAGAAAATATGAATTTTTTAAATCGAGTAAAGAAAGGAGAAATTGCCATACAACTTAGCAAAGAGCAACAAATAAAATTGCTTAGGAAGTTTAAAACAAGAAATAACTTTATAGAAAGGTTTTAG
- a CDS encoding carboxypeptidase-like regulatory domain-containing protein: MKAFKSPLFYIVLFVSSTLGLEAQVQVKGRVLDTKGQPVEGASITLSPLNDNSSIIAYTFSNTDGTFTLKLNKNYQTVLLAIRCLGYHDVSRVINLTKREVLVFTLEEKKMYIQEVIVKSKPIKQQGDTIKYLVSSFAKGKDFSIGDVLKNMPGFQVESDGTVYYEGKPIQKYYIEGLDLMGGGYNVVNKNLPHKSVGAVEVLKRHQPIKILENVIPSNATAINLKLKNNIAVTGSMNLGAGYEPYLYDVNVTPMLFKKNEQLVFTGQANNVGKELESQFNIIEITNNVISGFDALKPRYVSVSHVLSPSINMERYYDNNSKFASLKYLVKLNDKWEAKFDVNYYSDISYRKGTINKTYFFADTSVNFYEATYNKLKSNSLRIGSRLTQNSKKLYLNSITNYTRYWNDDYSSIDGNSPFMEKASYPSYIFSNTNDVVFKHRNNFHQLFSNINYLNTTQDLIISPGAFTGLLNDSLPYESSTQKIATNRLKIDAFYKLGSVLGKWVLELTPLVNVEKGQIFTNIYKDDQLVDVDSFKSDKSWLILKPGIKPSLLFKNGSLNVNFGFPVYSRYVSESNISYENSKPNPLTTFEPYVNFKYKISATWTANMVLSYTQSVSDPGDITNGYVIKSHRLILRNNYFRYGRNGYIRAELSYSNPLSGIGFNIDYRKRYAVNDYIKDKRLLENGLLSYTYKRLDNISESDNFKASFSYFFSELLSNINLEYNFYRNVSDELLSGSIYKAFNYWNSIKSLVNLSFIDNFEFEYSTKLDFINSSLNSFKSESRYLSHKFDILYYTKKNIYFGIESEYYKFNNFNNSKSESVFLNAFLNVELGNGRYILNFTCNNLLDARSFDVYATDQNMITYSSVLLRPRSFIVSLKMPLMPSKQN; encoded by the coding sequence ATGAAAGCCTTTAAGTCACCATTATTTTATATTGTATTGTTTGTTTCTTCAACTCTTGGGCTAGAAGCACAGGTACAAGTAAAAGGAAGAGTTCTTGACACAAAGGGGCAGCCTGTTGAGGGAGCAAGTATTACGCTTTCACCCCTTAACGATAACAGCTCAATTATTGCTTACACTTTCTCTAATACCGATGGTACTTTCACGTTAAAGCTAAATAAAAACTACCAAACTGTTTTATTGGCCATTAGGTGCTTAGGCTATCATGATGTTAGCCGCGTAATAAACCTTACAAAAAGGGAGGTGCTGGTTTTTACGCTCGAAGAAAAGAAAATGTATATTCAAGAAGTAATAGTGAAAAGTAAGCCTATAAAGCAACAAGGCGATACTATCAAGTATTTGGTAAGCTCTTTTGCCAAAGGAAAAGACTTTTCCATAGGCGATGTTTTAAAAAACATGCCAGGGTTCCAAGTAGAAAGTGATGGGACTGTTTATTATGAGGGCAAACCCATTCAAAAGTACTATATCGAGGGGTTGGATTTAATGGGTGGTGGTTATAACGTAGTAAACAAAAACCTACCCCATAAATCCGTTGGCGCAGTTGAAGTGCTTAAACGGCATCAACCAATAAAGATTCTCGAGAATGTGATTCCAAGCAATGCAACCGCCATAAACCTAAAACTCAAAAATAATATAGCTGTAACTGGTAGCATGAATCTGGGAGCGGGTTATGAGCCATATCTTTACGATGTAAATGTAACGCCCATGTTGTTTAAAAAGAATGAGCAGCTGGTTTTTACTGGTCAAGCAAATAATGTTGGAAAAGAACTCGAAAGCCAGTTTAATATAATTGAAATTACAAATAATGTAATTTCCGGTTTCGATGCACTAAAACCAAGGTATGTTAGTGTTTCACATGTCCTATCCCCTTCAATAAATATGGAGAGATACTACGATAACAACTCAAAGTTTGCATCATTAAAGTATCTGGTTAAGCTAAACGATAAATGGGAGGCAAAATTTGATGTTAACTACTACAGCGATATTAGCTATAGGAAGGGAACTATTAACAAAACATATTTCTTTGCCGACACTTCTGTAAACTTCTATGAGGCAACATATAATAAGTTAAAGAGTAACAGTTTGAGAATTGGGTCACGTTTGACTCAAAACTCTAAAAAGTTATACCTTAATTCAATTACAAATTATACCAGGTATTGGAATGACGACTACTCTAGTATAGATGGAAATAGCCCATTTATGGAAAAAGCTAGTTATCCTAGCTACATATTTTCAAATACAAATGATGTAGTTTTTAAGCATCGAAACAATTTTCATCAATTATTTTCAAACATAAATTATTTAAATACAACTCAAGATCTAATCATATCACCAGGGGCTTTTACTGGTTTGCTAAACGATAGCTTACCTTACGAGTCGTCTACCCAAAAGATTGCCACCAATCGCTTAAAAATCGATGCTTTTTATAAGCTGGGTTCTGTTCTTGGGAAATGGGTTTTGGAACTAACCCCCCTTGTTAATGTTGAAAAAGGACAGATTTTTACCAATATCTATAAGGACGACCAATTAGTGGATGTCGACTCGTTTAAAAGCGATAAATCGTGGCTCATACTTAAACCAGGAATTAAACCTAGCTTACTTTTTAAAAATGGATCATTGAATGTGAATTTTGGTTTTCCTGTATATAGTCGTTATGTATCCGAAAGCAATATTTCATATGAGAATAGCAAACCCAACCCCCTTACCACCTTTGAGCCCTATGTAAACTTTAAATACAAAATTAGTGCAACTTGGACTGCAAACATGGTGCTTAGCTATACCCAAAGTGTAAGTGATCCTGGTGATATTACAAATGGGTATGTAATAAAATCACATAGGCTTATATTGCGAAACAACTACTTCAGATATGGTCGAAATGGCTATATTAGGGCTGAACTATCCTATTCTAACCCATTATCAGGCATTGGGTTTAATATAGATTATCGCAAAAGGTATGCAGTTAACGATTATATAAAAGATAAACGATTGCTCGAAAATGGACTGCTGAGCTATACGTATAAGCGGCTTGACAACATATCGGAATCAGATAATTTCAAAGCTAGTTTTTCATATTTCTTTTCCGAATTGCTATCAAATATTAATTTAGAATACAACTTTTATCGTAATGTGAGTGATGAGCTGTTATCGGGCTCAATTTATAAGGCATTCAATTACTGGAACTCTATTAAAAGTTTAGTCAATTTGAGTTTTATTGATAATTTTGAGTTTGAATATAGCACCAAACTCGATTTTATTAACTCTTCTTTAAATAGCTTTAAGTCAGAAAGTAGATACCTGTCTCATAAGTTCGATATTCTGTACTATACTAAGAAAAATATCTATTTTGGAATAGAATCGGAGTACTATAAATTTAATAATTTCAATAATTCCAAGAGCGAATCAGTTTTTCTTAATGCATTTCTGAATGTGGAGCTAGGGAACGGACGTTATATTCTTAACTTTACCTGTAATAATTTGTTAGACGCTAGGTCGTTTGATGTTTATGCTACCGATCAAAATATGATAACTTATAGCTCTGTACTTTTACGCCCTCGTTCGTTTATTGTCTCCCTAAAAATGCCCCTAATGCCTTCGAAACAGAACTAA
- a CDS encoding GLPGLI family protein, giving the protein MKRFIVLLIAFQSIGVCFSQEVIDMAKFSVKYKYIFYPDSNRTTGVVVTDMILQVGRGISRFSQLTSVLSDSLYYFCPEDRTVFQKINDLYNAHGGHVFSRYNIYKNYPRKGDIYFLAHRGSEKLFSVLDNERIEWVLDTKSDTVILGFSCKKASTKFRGREYIAWYTSEIPINDGPYKFRGLPGLIVLIHDRQDLHRFEIAEVTENSVNTPIFIESDLSRYKELTPKEFVEVFYAENMNFLNRVKKGEIPVQLSKEDQIQLLKKFRSWNNFIEKF; this is encoded by the coding sequence ATGAAGCGGTTTATTGTGTTACTAATAGCATTTCAATCTATAGGGGTATGTTTTAGCCAGGAAGTTATCGATATGGCTAAATTCAGCGTAAAATATAAGTACATCTTCTACCCTGATTCCAATAGGACAACAGGGGTAGTAGTTACAGATATGATATTGCAGGTAGGAAGAGGTATTTCTAGGTTTTCACAATTAACTTCCGTTCTTTCTGATTCATTATACTATTTTTGCCCAGAGGATAGGACTGTATTTCAGAAAATTAACGATTTATATAACGCACATGGTGGTCATGTTTTTTCAAGGTACAACATATACAAAAATTACCCACGTAAAGGTGACATTTATTTTTTAGCACACAGGGGTAGTGAAAAGCTGTTTTCAGTGCTGGATAATGAAAGGATAGAATGGGTGCTTGATACTAAATCCGACACCGTAATTCTAGGTTTTAGCTGCAAAAAGGCTTCCACAAAATTTAGAGGACGCGAGTATATCGCTTGGTACACTAGCGAAATTCCAATAAACGATGGACCCTATAAATTCAGGGGGCTACCTGGACTGATTGTGCTAATCCATGATAGGCAAGATCTTCACAGGTTTGAAATAGCTGAAGTGACCGAAAACAGTGTAAACACACCGATCTTTATTGAATCTGATTTAAGTAGGTATAAGGAGTTAACCCCAAAGGAGTTTGTGGAAGTTTTCTATGCAGAAAACATGAATTTTTTAAACCGTGTAAAGAAAGGAGAAATTCCTGTACAGTTGAGCAAAGAGGATCAGATACAATTGCTAAAGAAATTTAGGTCCTGGAATAATTTCATAGAAAAGTTTTAA